The sequence atatatatatatatatatatatatatatatatatatatatatatatatatatatatatatatatatatatatattacagcgattccacgggaaaagaatagagttgaaaaaaaaagttgtccaattttgctcaaaatcgcttggtatgttcttcatcgaaaataattagacccgtatttttttatttttttattagggtgaccatgttcgatatagggttaccagaaaaatcgctatttttcgaaattttttatttttaaaaaatcataacttttgaaccactggatcgatttgcaatatttttttatggatagaaagcttattacttctagttcttactaaaatttttggtttggtgtattggtgtactcaaatttgctaaaatggtcaaaatattcgttttttaagattttttaaatgttggaccacaacgactatatatttttatatttttttatgaaaattcaaatatttttacttaacatatcaaaaaattagaaatgttcatcgagccgtttttgagttacatttttttgaaaatttcaagttttctgcccatacacacatggaatgaacgttcagcgattccacggaaaaagaatagagttgaaaaaaaaagttgtccaattttgcacaaaatcgcttggtatatgttcttcatcgaaaataattagacccgtatttttttatttttttttattagggtgaccatgttcgatgttcaatgttcaattaaaactcagcatttaatttgattattttaatttttcataattcatcaaaaaaataattcatagcaaaattcttacaatttaacacacttttcttcatctgaaaacgaaaaccgtttcacgataatgtaattttcattttgtggcttaaagtaatgaaacgattgtgtccgcgagatttgttttacacgagtataacggttcttaattttttttccattgcatTGTAATCTTTTTCCGAGAAAAACTCGTAATATATTTTGGAATATACTTTAGAAACAGCCCAAGAGTAAAGTTCGTATGCAGTTGTAATATGATGGTCTTGTAAACTTGCTTTTGAAGCGTTTCGCTTTAGAACAACTCCTAAAGCGTCACAAGGCCCTTTTCCATGGCAAGTGGCAAAAAAGTTCCACTCTGCTTTAAGACCGAAGTCTTTTTACATGTGGCACAAATTGAAAGCAGTcatcttatttttgtattgactgcctcatccatcagaaaaaaattgatatttttcaggtaaggtagcttttttttaatgaaattcacacaatttgttataaacagccgaacggcaacatggttatgtttagtaaattctgcgattgctatgaagcttgtaaactttaaattttgtgCTTCATCCTTATAATATATGGCAAAAGGATGGATTGTGCATTGAGCGTTTGCCCAATGAAAACCTTGTATAGCGTCCTGAATAACAAAAGAGTAATTTTCAGAGAAGTCAGCAATTATAATGCaatcagttgcttccaaattaattttaagttgTTTTAAGTAGTTTCCTTGTTGCTCTGCATTAAAATAATGTGGAGATAATTCgcttaatttttctaaaaatgtttccacatactcttctgcatccattcgcattgaatttaaatgacaacgatctgtttgcttccattgtttaaattctaaggaatcgacattttcaagaaaattcatcaGGTCATTCTCCAGTGTCTGCGTACCCGGGCAATGATCACAGGTTTTCAACCAACATTTCTCTGTAGGATTTTCacaaagtattttaaaaaacaaGTCATGATACGTTTTTAAATGGTTATGAATAAGTTTCTTGTCCTTAAGGGTTTTAAACATAAATTTAACATTCTGATGATAAATGCATACGCAGACAGTATGCGTTCCACTTGAACCAGctagaatacaatttttttgggcggctgctggaaaacattgaaaatccaattttaaaagtaaaatattgctctttgaaaattgaataaatttcacgaaggttACATAAAAGTAACCTGCGCTGTACATGCTCTTTTTCTCCTGCCATATTTTCAACAACGAAATCCCTTTTCCCAGGACATGCTCTGCTTATCTCGTCACTATTATAAAAGTCCCTAACTACAGTTAGAGTATCATCGCTCAAAGACAACATATTTACTCTGGTCTCCGGTGTGCTCATAAAACCTTTTTCAATCTGTAATTGCTTTGCACGTTGAGCAGTTCGTTGGGAAACAccgaattcttgcatcattttgTATGCAGTCCAGGATTTGAGAAGTGAAGTTAGAATCCTATATCGATCGTTTCTGtcagatatttcatcaaattttgccttcatttgttgaagaatttcctgaccgTCTCCGGGTTTCTGGGCACCAGCGCTACCAATTGATTCAGCACTCGTTgattccaaagaaaacaaagattCTGAAAACAAGATGGAAAAATAACTATTAGTTAGGAGCATGTTTCTTCATATAATGTAATACATATTGTATTCGATTATTCTATTTTGTTGCATGATAGGCAACTGCTCTACAAATTGAGCTACTAGGTCGGATTAGGTAAGATTATACGGAACTgatgtttttcaattttctgaataatcgaGTACAACTAGTATAACGTAGCAAATCATGATGTCTGAATGAACAAAAAGAAGAGATTATTCTACTTACCAACACTAGGAACAGCGTCAATTTCCGATGATCCAGCGGCATTGGGATCGATTATTTCGAAACCACCATTATTGATGTTTGCTGGTGCGGCGAAATTGTTCACTCTAGATGGTCCCGCAACGGCGAAAATATTGGTGCCTGATGGTCCGGCAACGGCGAGATCATCAAGTTTCGATGGTTCAGAAACGGTGAGTTCTTGATTTTCACATTCTATATTAACTGCACTTGGAGCTGCTGGCTCGTTTCCTTTCTTGATAATGCGATAAAGTCGGCAATAGCAGGTATTACAAATGTAGGAACAGCTTTTATCcaatttttttctcctttccGCTGCATAATCATACAGTTTAGGAGTAAGTTTCCTGTAACAATTACTCCAAACATGGCAATTTGAGCATTCGTGCTTCATTGTATTAAACGTTTCTTCAGTAAGGCAACTggacaatttcactgattttcttGACTGACATATACTTTATCTTATAGACCACTTTTAATAGTCCCTTTGGGTATCATTTAGGTAGAGTGAACAAGGAAAAGGAGACAGATGAATCAtaatcaaaaaagaaaatacaatgaattacctgcatcaaaaatattgaaaacatataAACAAAGCAGGTAACCTATTGTATGGATTGctgaaaaccaacctttttgaaaaacgacatattgctttgccgattttggagaatgaagtcatcaataacaacaccagactattccgattgaattatttt comes from Armigeres subalbatus isolate Guangzhou_Male chromosome 2, GZ_Asu_2, whole genome shotgun sequence and encodes:
- the LOC134209094 gene encoding uncharacterized protein LOC134209094; this encodes MKHECSNCHVWSNCYRKLTPKLYDYAAERRKKLDKSCSYICNTCYCRLYRIIKKGNEPAAPSAVNIECENQELTVSEPSKLDDLAVAGPSGTNIFAVAGPSRVNNFAAPANINNGGFEIIDPNAAGSSEIDAVPSVESLFSLESTSAESIGSAGAQKPGDGQEILQQMKAKFDEISDRNDRYRILTSLLKSWTAYKMMQEFGVSQRTAQRAKQLQIEKGFMSTPETRRPIAADRNARVCVNVVAVIVKCANISYNNEGDSAFSHRLVDTPHLAGGATISAYCTEPNEPTATGSQTENESQFARA